The following is a genomic window from Pseudomonas purpurea.
TGTCGACCTGTTCGATGCGACCCTTGTTGAACACCGCCACGCGGTCGGACATCGACAGCGCTTCGGTCTGGTCGTGGGTGACGAAGATGAACGTGATGCCGAGCTGGCGCTGGAGCTTCTTAAGCTCGCTTTGCATCTGTTCGCGCAGCTTCAAGTCGAGTGCGCCCAAGGGTTCATCGAGCAGCAACACCCGTGGACGATTGACCAACGCGCGAGCCAGGGCCACGCGCTGGCGCTGGCCGCCGGACAGTTGCACGGGTTTACGCTCGCCGTAACCGCCGAGGGCGACCATGTCGAGGGCATCGATGGCGCGCTTGAGGCGCTCGGTTTTGCCGACACCCTTGACCTTCAAACCGTAAGCGACGTTGTCACGCACGTTCATGTGCGGGAACAACGCGTAATCCTGGAACACGGTGTTCACGTCGCGCTGGTAGGGCGGTAAACCGGCCGCTTCGGCACCGTGAATGCGGATCGAACCGGCGCTCGGCTGTTCGAAACCGGCGATCAGCCGCAGGCAGGTGGTTTTGCCCGAGCCGGAAGGGCCGAGCATGGAAAAGAACTCGCCGTCCTGAATGTCGATGGAAACCCGGTCTACGGCTTTCACTTCGCCGAACTGACGGGAAACGTTGGTGAACTGGACTGCAAGCGTCATGGTGCGGTGCTCCAAAAAGGCGAGGGTCGTCGCAGCGGCCCGGCCTGGACTTCTGAAAAAGCTGAATCGTGATCGATGGGCTAGTGAGCTTTTGTGGCTGAGATGCTCACTGTGGCGAGGGGGCTTGCCCCCGTTGGGCTGCGTAGCAGCCCTGAAACGGAGAACGCGGTTTACCGGGTAAACCGCGGTGGCTGACTCTGGGGCGGCTTCGCCACCCAACGGGGGCAAGCCCCCTCGCCACAAAAGCCCATCACCACAGGGGACCGGTGTGTTATCTACCGCCCATGATCGCGATGTAATCCTGGGTCCAGCGGCTGTACGGCACGAATTTGCCGCCCTCGGCCTGCGGGGTTTTCCAGAAGGCGATCTTGTCGAACTGGTCGAACCCGTTGGTCTTGCAGCCTTCGGCGCCCAGCAGTTCGCTGCCCTTACAGGCTGCCGGCACCGCTGGCAGCGAGCCGAACCAGGCCGCTACGTCGCCCTGGACTTTGGGTTGCAGCGACCAGTCCATCCACTTGTAGGCGCAGTTCGGGTGCTTGGCCTCGGCGTGCAGCATGGTGGTGTCGGCCCAACCCGTGACGCCTTCTTTCGGGATGGTCGAGGCCACGGGCTGCTTGTCGGCTTGCAGGCCGTTGACCATGTAGCCCCAGGTACTGGAGGCCGCGACGCCTTCGTTCTTGAAGTCGCTCATTTGCACGGTTGCGTCATGCCAGTAGCGGTGGATCAACGGTTGCTGGGCGCGCAACAGGTCGAGCACGGCCTTGTACTGGGTTTCGGTCAGTTCGTAGGGGTTCTGGATGCCCAGTTCCGGCTTGATCGACTTGAGGTACAGCGCCGCGTCGGCGATGTAGATCGGGCCGTCATAGGCCTGCACGCGACCCTTGTTGGCTTTGCCGTCCGGCAGGTTTTGCGGGTCGAACACCACGCTCCAACTGGTGGGCGCAGTTTTGAACACGTTGGTGTTGTACATCAGCACGTTCGGGCCCCACTGATAAGGCGTGCCATACACCTGCTTGTTGACCACGTACCACGGCCCGTCCTTGAGGCGCGGGTCGATGTTTTTCCAATTCGGGATCAGTGACGTATTGATCGGCTGCACACGCTTGCCGACGATCAACCGCAGCGAGGCGTCGCCGGACGCGGTGACCAGGTCGTAACCGCCCTTGGCCATCAGGCTGACCATCTCGTCCGAGGTGGCGGCCGTTTTGACGCTGACCTTGCAGCCGGTTTCTTTCTCGAAACCGGTCACCCAGTCGTAACTCTTGTCGCTCTCGCCACGTTCGATGTAGCCCGGCCACGCCACGATATCCAGCTGACCTTCGCCGGCACCCACGGTTTTGAGCGGTTCGGCGGCCTGAATGCTGGCGCTGGCCAGCAACGCGGTGGTGATTGCACTGAGCAGTGCGGTCTTGTGCACGAACATGGGGTTTCCCTCTTCTTTAATTATGGTCGGGGCAGTTTTGAACGTGATGACGCAGGCCTTTTAGGCTTTTTATTAGCTTAGTTCCGTTATTTCAGGTCATTGCCGTGGCGCGCCATGATGTGTCGCACCACGCTGTAGTCCTGGAGCGAATCACTGGATAAGTCTTTGCCATATCCCGAGCGCTTCAAACCGCCGTGGGGCATTTCGCTGACCAGCATGAAATGGCTGTTGATCCAGGTGCAGCCGTATTGCAACCGCGCCGCGACCTGCATGGCCTTGTCCAGGTTCTGGGTCCAGACCGAGGAGGCCAGGCCGTATTCCGAGTCGTTGGCCCAGTCCACCGCGTGTTCCAGTTCATCGAAACGGGTCACGGTGACCACTGGTCCGAACACTTCGCGCTGGACGATTTCATCGCCCTGCTTGCAACCGGCCAACAGGGTCGGTTGGTAATAAAAACCGGCACCGGAATGCACGGCGGCGCCGGTCACCCGTTCGATGTGCGGCTGGCCGAGGGCGCGCTCGACAAAACTGGCTACGCGGTCGCGTTGGCGGGAGCTGATCAGCGGACCAATCTCATTGTCGGCGTCGCGCTTACCGGCAAAACGCAGGCTGCTGACCGCCGCACCGAGGTCCGCGACCAATTTGTCGTGAATGCCAGCCTGGGCATAGATGCGGCATGCGGCGGTGCAATCTTGCCCGGCGTTGTAGTAGCCGTAACTGCGTACGCCTTCGACCACCGCTTGAAGATCGGCGTCATTGCAGACAATCACCGGGGCTTTGCCACCCAGTTCCAGGTGTGTGCGTTTGAGGGTCTTGGCGGCGGCCTGGAGGATTTTCTGCCCGGTGACGATGTCGCCGGTCAGCGAGACCATGCGCACTTTCGGGTGGCTGACCAAATGGCTGCCGACGCCTTCACCGCCGCCGCAAATGATGTTGATCACCCCGCGCGGCAGAATCTCGGCCAGCGCCGGTGCCAGGGCAAGGATAGACAGTGGCGTGTGCTCGGAGGGCTTGAACACCAGCGTGTTGCCGGCGGCGAGGGCCGGGGCGATTTTCCACGCGGCCATCATGATCGGGTAGTTCCACGGTGCAATCGAGGCGACCACGCCAATCGGGTCGCGGCGGACCATGCTGGTGTAGCCCGGCAGGTATTCGCCGCTGAGCTGGCCGGTCTGGCAGCGCACGGCGCCGGCAAAGAACCGGAACACATCGACGGTGGCGCTCAAGTCATCCTGGCGGGCGAGGTGCAAGGGCTTGCCACAGTTCAGCGATTCGAGGCGGGCAAGGAGGTCGGCGTGTTTCTCCACGGCATTGGCGATGGCCAGCAGGATGTTCGAGCGTTGCTGCGGCGTGGTGCGCGACCAACCGGCAAACGCACGGTGGGCGGCGAGAATGGCGGCCTCGACCTGCTCGGTGCTGGCCTCGGCAATGTGGGTCAGCACTTCCCCGGTGGCGGGGTTGAGGATCGGCTCGACAAAGCCCTGGCCTGCAACCAATTCACCATCGATCAGTAATGCGGTGAACAACGGAGTCTGCGCGCCAGTCATTTTTCGAGGTCTCTTTTCTTGTATGGCCATGGTGCTCCCGGTGACTGGGGGCCCGACCTTGTCTTATTGAGATAGAGATTAGAGGTCGGGGTTGAGGACGACAAATACCAAATACTGAAAGCGGCGTTCGATTAAATAGATGGCTTGCGTCCGGCGTGGGGTTGTTCGCGGGCGACCGTCAGAAACGGGTCGACCAGCGCCGGGCGGGCGGTGCCGCGGCGCCATGCAAGGCCGACATCGAGGGTCTGGCTCAGGTCGGCCAGGGGCCGTGCTTCAATGATGTCGCCTTCCAGTGACCACGGGCGGTAAGTCATGTCCGGCTGGATCGACACCCCCAGTCCGGCGGCCACCAGGCTGCGCACCGCTTCGGTGGAGGCGGTGCGCAAGGTGATGCGCGGTTGCAGGGAGGCAGCGGACCACATGCGTTGGGCGTTGCGGTCCATTTCATCGACATTCAGTTGAATCAACGGCTCGCGGGCGACATCGGCGAGGTTGATGCTGTCGTGCTCCAGCAGTGGATGCTGGGCCGGCAGCCACAGGCGATGGGGCGAGTGGGTGAGAACCTCGGTCTGTAAGGCGTGGCGGTCTTCAAGGTTGGAAAGAATCAGCACCCCCACATCGATTTCGCCGCTGACCAACAAGTGTTCGATGTACGGGCGTTCGTCTTCCATCACGCGGATGTCGACGTTGGGGTAGGCGCGCTGGAAGCGGGTGAGCAAATCCGCCAGGTAATAACCGGCCACCAGGCTGGTCACACCGACGATCAGTTGGCCGGCGACCTGATCGGTGCTCTGTTGCAGGCTGCGTTTGGCATTGTCGACGGTGGCCAGAATCAGGTGTGCCTGACGCAGGAACTGGTGGCCCTGATGGGTCAGGGTCATGCCCTTGGCGTGGCGGTTGAACAGGTTGACGCCGATTTCCTGCTCAAGTTGCTGGATCGCCAGGGTCAACGTGGACTGAGAAATGAACACCGCTTGGGCGGCGGCCGAAATCGAGCCGGTTTCGGCCACGGCAATGAAATGCCGGATCTGACGCAAGGTCATCATGGTGGAGATACCCGGTGGGCTGTTTTTATAGATTTTCCCGAGTGTATATCGTTTTTCTCGATGGCAAAGCCTGAGCACTGAGTTTGAGAAACGGGCGCGACAGGTTTCGTGCTGATTACCTGGAATCCTGGGTCGCACTGAATACCTGTGGCGAGGGAGCTTGCTCCCGCTGGAGCGCGAAGCGCTCCCAAAACAGGCAGTGACAATGTTTCTATAGGACCTCATTCGCCGGTTTTGGGGCTGCTACGCAGCCCAGCGGGAGCAAGCTCCCTCGCCACATTGGTTGTGCAGTTTCTGAGTTGTTTATTCCTTCCCCAAAGCCTCGGTCCGAGGCTACGTCGCCTTGCGTCGCTGCCTACACCTACGCCAGAATCCGCTGGCTTGTGCGTCTTGGGCCTGGCTCATATTGTTTCCGTGTCGCTGCCCATTCAGCGACCGGGTTTCGCAGCCTGGGTAATCTCTAGACGCACAACGTCCCCGTTCGTGAGCAGGTGCTCTCTATGCCTGTCAGTTCATGTTATGGCGGTTGTGCGTGGGAGACCTTCGGGTCTGCCGGTTCTAGAGTCCCGGTCTGCGAACCCGCGTACAGCTGCCACCTCCCTTTGCTTCGCAGCGAATCGTGGCAGCTCCATGACTCTAGGAGCATCACCATGTTCAAAGCCACCCCCAATCCTCCCGAAACCGATCCCGTTTCCCCCTACGCCTCCCTAGATTCAAAAGAACTCCACGCCGCTGCGCACCGTGCACTCGATCACTACCTGGTACTGCCCGAAACCAAGGCATTGTTAGCCGACCGCCGTCCCGGCTGCATTTTCGTCATTGCTCCCGACGTCGACTCTGAAACCCTGCTGGCCCATGCCTGCGAGACCCTCGCCTCGGTCAATGTCATGGCCAGCGACCTGGCATTTGAGCTCGAAGGTCCCAAGCGCAACACCGCACTGGCGATTCAGCAGATGATTTCGTTGGCCGAATTGGCGGTGAATCGTGCGCTGGATCACTTCGATCAGCCAGAGACTTAAGCACCATAGTGTGGCGAGGGAGCTTGCTCCCGCTGGAGCGCGAAGCGCTCCCAAAACAGGCAGTGATAATGTTTCTGAAGGATCTCATTCGCCGGTTTTGGGGCTGCTGCGCAGCCCAGCGGGAGCAAGCTCCCTCGCCACAAATGGTTTCAGCCACCGAGCGATGTATTCCTCAATGGCCAATCCACCACCTGTTTCTACACAAATAGCACTGGCAGCACCTGGCTCGTCTGACGGAAAGTAGCCCTCCCAGAGTGCAGACACGCTTTTCGCTCAGGATGAGACGCCGTGCATGACGGCTTATAAAACGCTGCGATCCCTCGGCTATACTCCCCTCTATTTGAATGGCCTCGAGGAATGACTGTGAAGAACTGGACGTTACGCCAACGCATTTTGGCGAGCTTTGCGGTGATTATCGCGATCATGCTGTTGATGGTCGTGGTGTCGTTTTCTCGGCTGTTGAAGATCGAGTCCAGTGAAGAAAAGGTCCGCACCGACGCGGTTCCCGGGGTGTATTTCAGCTCGATGATCCGCAGCGCCTGGGTCGACAGTTTTGTCATGACCCAGCAGATCGTCGGCCTTTCAGGGCATCGCGAGATGACCAGCGCCGATCTGGAGTTGTACAAGAGTTTTGAAGAGCGTTTGAGCCAGGAAATTGCCAACTATCAAGGGACCATTTTCGACCCGGAGGATAAAGCCTCCTTCGACGAGTTCGAGGTGCGTCACCTGGCCTTCAATAGTGAACTGAAGAACGTCATCGATCTCTATCAGCGCAAAGAGTATGAGCAAGCGCGTGTGGCGCTGGAACAAAAGCTCACGCCGGCCTGGGTCAGTGGTCGCAAGCAGTTGAACGGCGTGATCGAGCGTAACCGCGCTCAGGCAGAGAACTCCACGTTGGCCATTGGCGATGCGGTCACCGCGGCCAAGATCAGCATGGGCGTCTCGCTGCTGGTTGCGATCATCGTCGCCAGCCTTTGTGGCCTGTTGCTGATGCGCGCCATCATGGCGCCGATGAATCGCATTGTGCAGATCCTCGAAATCATGCGCACGGGCGACCTCAGCGGCCGTCTGAACCTTGAGCGCAAGGACGAGTTCGGAGCGGTGGAAACCGGCTTCAACGACATGATGACCGAGCTGACGTCGCTGGTGTCCCAGGCCCAGCGCTCATCGGTGCAGGTCACCACGTCGGTGACCGAAATCGCCGCCACGTCCAAGCAGCAGCAGGCGACCGCCACCGAAACTGCCGCCACCACCACCGAAATCGGCGCGACCTCGCGGGAAATTGCCGCGACGTCCCGCGATCTGGTGCGCACCATGACCGAAGTTTCCACCGCCGCCGACCAGGCCTCGGTACTGGCCGGTTCCGGTCAGCAGGGGCTGGCCCGCATGGAAGACACCATGCACTCGGTGATGGGCGCGGCCGATCTGGTCAACGCCAAACTGGCGATCCTTAACGAGAAGGCCGGCAACATCAACCAGGTAGTGGTGACCATCGTCAAGGTGGCCGACCAGACCAACCTGCTGTCGCTGAACGCCGCCATCGAGGCCGAGAAGGCCGGTGAATACGGTCGCGGTTTTGCCGTGGTCGCCACCGAAGTGCGGCGTCTGGCGGACCAGACTGCCGTGGCCACGTACGACATCGAACAGATGGTGCGCGAGATCCAGTCGGCGGTGTCGGCCGGGGTCATGGGCATGGACAAATTCTCTGAAGAAGTGCGCCGTGGCATGTCCGAAGTGCAGCAGGTCGGCGAGCAGCTGTCGCAGATCATTCACCAGGTTCAGGCGCTGGCGCCGCGGGTGTTGATGGTCAACGAAGGCATGCAGGCCCAGGCCACCGGTGCCGAGCAGATCAACCACGCGCTGGTGCAGTTGGGCGATGCCAGCAGCCAGACCGTCGAGTCCCTGCGCCAGGCCAGTTTTGCTATCGACGAACTGAGCCAGGTGGCCGTGGGGCTGCGTAGCGGCGTCTCGCGCTTCAAAGTCTGATGAGCGAACTGTCGGCCAAGCGCGGCTCGAAACAGGCACTGTTCCTGGTGTTCCGTATCGGCGAAGAACGGTATGCGCTGCAAGCCACCGAGGTGATCGAAGTGCTGCCGCGCCTGCCATTGAAACCCATCCCCAGGGCACCGGCCTGGGTGGCGGGGGTGTTTGCCTATCGTGGCGCGGTGGTGCCCGTGATCGACCTCAGTGCGCTGACCTTCGGGCAACCGGCGCAGGCGCGTACCAGCACCCGGCTGGTGCTGGTGCATTACCGACCGGATGACGCCCTGACTGCACAGCAACTGGGGCTGATTCTTGAGCAGGCGACCGATACCTTGCGCTGCGCCCCGGAAGATTTTCAGCCTTATGGCCTGGACAACCGTCAGGCACCGTACCTGGGGCCGGTGCGCGAAGACGCGCAGGGGTTGCTGCAATGGGTACGAGTGGCGGACTTGCTCGACGCCCAGGTTCGAGCGTTGTTGTTCCCGTCGCCGCCTCTGGACCTGACAGCGCTGGAGGCGCAGCCATGAGCAGCGATCAGCGGTTTTTCGATTTTCTCAAGGAACGCATCGGCCTGGACGTGGCGTCCGTAGGCCCGGCGATCATCGAGCGGGCGGTCCGCCAGCGCAGCACCACCCACCGTGCAATGAGCGCCGATGAGTATTGGCACCTCCTGCAAGGGTCGGGCGACGAACAACAGGCGTTGATCGAAGCGGTGATCGTCCCGGAAACCTGGTTTTTCCGTTACCCGGAATCGTTCGCCACCCTGGCGAAACTGGCGAGCAAGCGCCTGGCTGAAATCAAGGGCATGCGCGCCCTGCGAATCCTCAGCCTGCCTTGTTCCACCGGCGAAGAGCCGTACTCCATCGCCATGGCCTTGTTCGATGCAGGGCTCGCACCGCATCAGTTCAAGGTCGACGGGCTGGATGTCAGCCCGCTGTCGGTGGAGCGCGCCAAGCGTGCGCTGTACGGCAAGAACTCCTTTCGCGGGCAAGTCACGGACTTTCGCGAGCGTCACTTCAGCGTCGAAGAAGACGGCGATCGTCTCAGCGAAAGGGTGCGCGAGCAGGTGCGTTTGCAGGTCGGCAATCTGCTGGACCCAACGCTTCTGGCCAACGAGCCGGCCTATGATTTTGTGTTCTGCCGCAACCTGCTGATCTATTTCGATCAGCCGACTCAGCAGCAAGTCTTCGAAGTGCTCAAGCGCCTGACCCATGTCGACGGTGTGCTGTTTATCGGCCCGGCCGAGGGCAGTTTGCTGGGCCGCTTGGGCATGCGCTCGATCGGTATCCCCCAGTCGTTCGCGTTCAGCCGCCATAGCGAGCCTGAGCCCGAACCGCTGCCGGGTTTCGTGGCGCCGCCCCTGCCGGTACGCCAACCGGTGCGCAGCGTGACGCCGCCCGTGCGCAACCGGCCCTTTTCCACACTCGCTCCCGTGCCCGCGCTGAACCGTGCGCCAGCACCTGCCAGCGATGCGGCGACCCTGCTCGCGAGCATTGCCGCGTTGGCCAACGAAGGTAAAAGCGCCGACGCGCGCGCCGCGTGTGAGCAGTACCTGCGTAGCCACGAGCCGGTGGCCCAGGTGTTTTATTGGTTGGGCCTGCTCAGCGATGTCGCGGGCAGTGCACTCGAGGCTCAAGGTTTTTATCGCAAGGCCCTGTATCTGGAACCCCAGCACCCGGAAGCCCTGATGCACCTGGCGGCGTTGCTGGCGTCCCAGGGTGATGCCGCGGGGGCCCGTCGCTTGCAAGAACGCGCCGCCCGCAGTGAACGCACCGCTGACAGTGAGCGCAAACGATGATCGGTTCTGTTTCGTTGAACGTCACCCATGACGATGCCCAGGCCATCGACGACTGCTGGAACCGTATCGGCATCCACGGTGATCAGTCGTGCCCGCTGCTGACCGAACACATTCATTGCCGCAACTGCGCGGTGTATTCCGCCGCTGCCACGCGTTTGCTCGACCGCTATGCCTTGCAGCAGGACGACCGCGTCCAGGTGTCGGCCGCTGTCGAAGCCGATGTGGCGACCCGCTCACTGCTGATGTTTCGCCTGGGCGAGGAATGGTTGGGGCTGGCCACGCGCACCCTGGTGGAAGTGGCGCCGTTGCAACCGATCCACTCCTTGCCGCATCAGCGCTCGCGGGCGTTGCTGGGCGTCGCGAACGTGCGGGGTGCGCTGGTAGCGTGCCTGTCGCTGGTCGAACTGCTTGGGCTTGAGGCGACCGACAGCGTTGCCACGGGCCTGCGAGTGATGCCACGCATGCTGATTATTGCCGCCCACGGTGGCCCGGTGGTGGTGCCGGTGGATGAGGTCGACGGGATTCATGCCATTGACGAGCGCATCCTCGACGCGGCGTCCCGCTCCGGCACCCAGGCCAGTGCCAAATACACCCGTGGCGTGTTGCCGTTCAAGGGGCGCAGCCTGCGCTGGCTGGATGAAGAGCAATTGCTGTCCGCCGTGACTCGGAGCCTGACATGACCCCCGATCAAATGCGCGACGCATCGTTGCTGGAACTGTTCAGCCTGGAGGCCGAGGCCCAGACCCAGGTGCTGAGCGCAGGCCTGCTGGCGCTGGAGCGCGACCCGACTCAGGCCGATCACCTTGAGGCCTGCATGCGCGCCGCGCATTCGCTCAAGGGCGCCGCGCGGATTGTCGGCGTAGACGCCGGGGTCAGCGTCGCTCATGTGATGGAAGATTGCCTGGTCAGTGCCCAGGAAGGTCGCCTGCGCCTGCAAGCCGAACACATCGATGCCTTGCTGCAAGGCACCGATTTGCTGATGCGTATCGCGACCCCCGGCACCGAGGTCGGCGCGGCTGCAATCGAGGCCTACGTGGCGTTGATGGCGCAGTTGCTCGATCCATCGGCCGTGGTGGCTGCGGCGTCGATCATCGAGACGTTTGCCCCGGTGATGGCCGAGTTGCAGCTCACGGCCCCCGAGATTGAGCACGACACCCTGGCTGCGATACCGGAACCCGCCAGCGTTATTGAAGCAGCGGGCAAGGCCAGGCGGGTCACCGAGGGGGGCGAGCGGGTGTTGCGGGTGACCGCCGAACGCTTGAACAGCCTGCTCGACTTGTCGAGCAAGTCGCTGGTCGAAACCCAGCGACTCAAACCTTACCTCGCGACCCTGCAACGCCTCAAACGCATGCAGAGCAACAGCCTGCGGGCCCTGGAAAACCTTAACGTGCACCTCAAGGAGCACGCGTTGAGCCTTGAGGCCCAGGAATCCCTGAACGATGCCCGGCGCTTGCTGGCCGAGTCCCAGCAGGTGCTGGCGGAGAAAACCGCCGAGCTCGACGAGTTTGGCTGGCACGCCAGTCAACGCGCACAGGTGCTGTACGACACCGCGCTGGCCTGTCGCATGCGGCCCTTTGCCGATGTGCTGGCCGGGCAGGTGCGCATGGTCCGCGACCTGGGTCGCAGCCTGGGTAAACAGGTGCGGCTGGAGGTCGAAGGCGAAAAGACTCAGGTCGATCGCGACGTGCTGGAAAAGCTCGAAGCACCGCTGACTCACTTGCTGCGCAACGCGGTCGACCACGGCATCGAAATGCCCGAGCAGCGCCTGCTGGCCGGCAAACCCGCCGAAGGCCTGATCCGCCTGCGAGCCTCGCACCAGGCCGGGTTGCTGGTGCTGGAACTCAGCGACGACGGCAACGGCGTTGACCTGGAACAGGTGCGTCGCAGCATCGTCGAGCGTCAGTTGTCGCCCGCCGAGACGGCGGCGCAACTGAGCGAAGAAGAGCTGCTGACCTTTCTGTTCCTGCCCGGGTTCAGCCTGCGCGACAAGGTCACTGAGGTGTCCGGGCGCGGTGTCGGCCTGGATGCAGTCCAGCACATGGTCCGCCAGTTGCGCGGGGCGGTGGTGCTGGAGCAGGTGGCGGGCAAGGGCAGTCACTTTCATCTCGAAGTGCCGTTGACGCTGTCGGTGGTGCGCAGCCTGGTGGTCGAGGTCGGCGAGGAGGCTTACGCGTTTCCGCTGGCCCACATCGAACGGATGTGCGACCTGGAGCCTGACGACATCGTTCAGGTCGAGGGCCGTCAGCATTTCTGGCACGAGGGCCGGCATGTCGGCCTGGTGGCCGCCAGTCAATTGTTGCAGCGCCCAGCGAGCCAGACCCCGCAGGCGACCCTCAAAGTGGTGGTCATTCGCGAGCGCGATGCGGTGTATGGCGTGGCGGTGGAGCGGTTTGTCGGCGAGCGCACGCTGGTGGTGCTGCCGCTGGATGAGCGCCTGGGCAAGGTGCAGGACATTTCCGCCGGGGCCTTGCTCGATGATGGCTCCGTGGTACTGATCGTCGATGTCGAAGACATGCTGCGTTCGGTAGACAAACTGCTCAATACCGGGCGTCTGGAGCGCATTTCCCGCCAGAGCCAGCAGGCCGCGCACGTAGCCCGCAAGCGGATTCTGGTGGTCGACGACTCGCTGACGGTGCGCGAATTGCAGCGCAAGCTGTTGCTCAATCGCGGCTATGACGTGGCGGTGGCCGTGGACGGCATGGATGGCTGGAACGCCCTGCGTGCCGAGGATTTCGACCTGCTGATCACCGACATCGACATGCCGCGCATGGACGGCATCGAATTGGTGACGTTGCTGCGTCGCGACAACCGTTTGCAATCGCTGCCGGTGATGGTGGTGTCCTACAAGGACCGCGAAGAAGATCGCCGCCGTGGACTGGACGCCGGAGCCGACTATTATCTAGCCAAAGCCAGTTTTCATGACGACGCCCTGCTTGATGCAGTGGTTGAGCTCATAGGAGGAGCGCGGGCATGAAGATCGCTATCGTCAACGACATGCCCATGGCCGTCGAGGCCTTGCGCCGGGCACTGGCATTTGAGCCGGCGCATCAGGTGGTGTGGGTGGCGAGCAATGGCCTTGAAGCGGTGCAGCGTTGCACCGAGCTGACCCCGGACCTGATTCTGATGGACCTGATCATGCCCGTGATGGACGGCGTGGAGGCGACCCGGCGGATCATGGCCGACACCCCGTGTGCCATCGTCATCGTGACCGTTGACCGTGAGCAGAACGTCCACCGGGTGTTCGAGGCCATGGGCCACGGCGCGCTCGATGTGGTCGACACTCCGGCACTTGGCGCGGGGGACCCGAAGGACGCGGCGGCGCCGCTGCTGCGCAAGATCCTTAATATTGGCTGGCTGATCGGTGAGCACGGTAATCGCGTGCGTTCGGCGCCCGTGACCCTGCGCAGCATGGGCCAGCGGCGCAGCCTGGTGGCCATCGGTTCGTCTGCGGGTGGTCCGGCGGCCCTTGAGGTTTTGCTCAAAGGCTTGCCGCGCGATTTCTCGGCGGCGATTGTGCTGGTCCAGCACGTCGACCAGGTGTTTGCCGCCGGCATGGCCGAATGGCTCAGCAGTTCCTGCGGCCTCAAGGTACGCCTGGCCCGGGAGGGCGAGCCGCCGCAAAGCGGTACGGTGTTGCTTGCGGGCACCAATCACCATATACGTCTGTTGAAGAATGGCACGCTGGCGTACACCGCCGAGCCGGTCAACGAGATCTATCGGCCCTCGATCGATGTGTTTTTCGAAAGTGTGGCCAGTTACTGGAATGGCGATGCGGTCGGCGTACTGCTGACGGGCATGGGCCGCGATGGCGCACAGGGATTGAAACTGATGCGTCAGCAAGGGTATTTGACCATTGCGCAAGATCAGCACAGCAGTGCGGTGTACGGCATGCCGAAAGCCGCTGCGGCCATCGATGCCGCAGTGGAAATTCGCCCACTGGACAAGATTGCGCCACGATTGCTGGAGATATTCGCCAAATGACGCTCATCATCCGCTGTCCTGGCTCAGGTAGAAATTCAGGTGATCGCACATGAATGATTTACAGCTCGACGATTTCAAAACCGATGAAAATGCCGCGATGGTGCTGCTGGTCGATGACCAGGCAATGATCGGTGAGGCGGTTCGCCGCGGGTTGTCGAACGAGGAAAACATCGACTTCCATTTCTGTGCCGACCCGCATCAGGCGGTTGCCCAGGCTGTCCGCATCAAGCCGACGGTGATCCTCCAGGACTTGGTCATGCCGGGGCTGGACGGCCTGACGTTGGTGCGCGAGTACCGCAATCACCCGG
Proteins encoded in this region:
- a CDS encoding chemotaxis response regulator protein-glutamate methylesterase: MKIAIVNDMPMAVEALRRALAFEPAHQVVWVASNGLEAVQRCTELTPDLILMDLIMPVMDGVEATRRIMADTPCAIVIVTVDREQNVHRVFEAMGHGALDVVDTPALGAGDPKDAAAPLLRKILNIGWLIGEHGNRVRSAPVTLRSMGQRRSLVAIGSSAGGPAALEVLLKGLPRDFSAAIVLVQHVDQVFAAGMAEWLSSSCGLKVRLAREGEPPQSGTVLLAGTNHHIRLLKNGTLAYTAEPVNEIYRPSIDVFFESVASYWNGDAVGVLLTGMGRDGAQGLKLMRQQGYLTIAQDQHSSAVYGMPKAAAAIDAAVEIRPLDKIAPRLLEIFAK
- a CDS encoding hybrid sensor histidine kinase/response regulator; the protein is MTPDQMRDASLLELFSLEAEAQTQVLSAGLLALERDPTQADHLEACMRAAHSLKGAARIVGVDAGVSVAHVMEDCLVSAQEGRLRLQAEHIDALLQGTDLLMRIATPGTEVGAAAIEAYVALMAQLLDPSAVVAAASIIETFAPVMAELQLTAPEIEHDTLAAIPEPASVIEAAGKARRVTEGGERVLRVTAERLNSLLDLSSKSLVETQRLKPYLATLQRLKRMQSNSLRALENLNVHLKEHALSLEAQESLNDARRLLAESQQVLAEKTAELDEFGWHASQRAQVLYDTALACRMRPFADVLAGQVRMVRDLGRSLGKQVRLEVEGEKTQVDRDVLEKLEAPLTHLLRNAVDHGIEMPEQRLLAGKPAEGLIRLRASHQAGLLVLELSDDGNGVDLEQVRRSIVERQLSPAETAAQLSEEELLTFLFLPGFSLRDKVTEVSGRGVGLDAVQHMVRQLRGAVVLEQVAGKGSHFHLEVPLTLSVVRSLVVEVGEEAYAFPLAHIERMCDLEPDDIVQVEGRQHFWHEGRHVGLVAASQLLQRPASQTPQATLKVVVIRERDAVYGVAVERFVGERTLVVLPLDERLGKVQDISAGALLDDGSVVLIVDVEDMLRSVDKLLNTGRLERISRQSQQAAHVARKRILVVDDSLTVRELQRKLLLNRGYDVAVAVDGMDGWNALRAEDFDLLITDIDMPRMDGIELVTLLRRDNRLQSLPVMVVSYKDREEDRRRGLDAGADYYLAKASFHDDALLDAVVELIGGARA